A section of the Felis catus isolate Fca126 chromosome B2, F.catus_Fca126_mat1.0, whole genome shotgun sequence genome encodes:
- the LOC123385656 gene encoding histone H2B type 1-C/E/F/G/I, which translates to MPEPAKSAPAPKKGSKKAVTKAQKKDGKKRKRSRKESYSVYVYKVLKQVHPDTGISSKAMGIMNSFVNDIFERIAGEASRLAHYNKRSTITSREIQTAVRLLLPGELAKHAVSEGTKAVTKYTSSK; encoded by the coding sequence ATGCCTGAGCCCGCGAAGTCCGCTCCCGCCCCGAAGAAGGGCTCGAAGAAGGCGGTGACCAAGGCGCAGAAGAAGGACGGCAAGAAGCGCAAGCGCAGCCGCAAGGAGAGCTACTCGGTGTACGTGTACAAGGTGCTGAAGCAGGTGCACCCCGACACCGGCATCTCGTCCAAGGCCATGGGCATCATGAACTCGTTCGTCAACGACATCTTCGAGCGCATCGCGGGCGAGGCGTCGCGCCTGGCGCATTACAACAAGCGCTCGACCATCACGTCCCGGGAGATCCAGACGGCCGTGCGCCTGCTGCTGCCCGGGGAGCTGGCCAAGCACGCCGTGTCCGAGGGCACCAAGGCCGTCACCAAGTACACCAGCTCCAAGTGA
- the LOC123378934 gene encoding histone H2B type 1-M: MPEPTKSAPAPKKGSKKAVTKAQKKDGKKRKRSRKESYSVYVYKVLKQVHPDTGISSKAMGIMNSFVNDIFERIAGEASRLAHYNKRSTITSREIQTAVRLLLPGELAKHAVSEGTKAVTKYTSSK, from the coding sequence ATGCCTGAACCCACCAAATCCGCCCCGGCCCCGAAGAAGGGCTCGAAGAAGGCGGTGACCAAGGCGCAGAAGAAGGACGGCAAGAAGCGCAAGCGCAGCCGCAAGGAGAGCTACTCGGTGTACGTGTACAAGGTGCTGAAGCAGGTGCACCCCGACACCGGCATCTCGTCCAAGGCCATGGGCATCATGAACTCGTTCGTCAACGACATCTTCGAGCGCATCGCGGGCGAGGCGTCGCGCCTGGCGCATTACAACAAGCGCTCGACCATCACGTCCCGGGAGATCCAGACGGCCGTGCGCCTGCTGCTGCCCGGGGAGCTGGCCAAGCACGCCGTGTCCGAGGGCACCAAGGCCGTCACCAAGTACACCAGCTCCAAGTAG
- the H1-4 gene encoding histone H1.4 produces the protein MSETAPAAPAAPAPAEKTPVKKKARKSAGAAKRKASGPPVSELITKAVAASKERSGVSLAALKKALAAAGYDVEKNNSRIKLGLKSLVSKGTLVQTKGTGASGSFKLNKKAASGEAKPKAKKAGAAKPKKAAGAAKKPKKATGASTPKKSAKKTPKKAKKPAAAAGAKKAKSPKKAKAAKAKKAPKSPAKAKAVKPKAAKPKTAKPKAAKPKKAAKKK, from the coding sequence ATGTCCGAGACCGcgcccgccgcgcccgccgcTCCGGCCCCCGCCGAGAAGACGCCCGTGAAGAAGAAGGCCCGCAAGTCCGCAGGCGCCGCCAAGCGCAAGGCGTCCGGGCCGCCGGTGTCCGAGCTCATCACCAAGGCCGTGGCCGCCTCCAAGGAGCGCAGCGGCGTGTCCCTGGCCGCGCTCAAGAAGGCGCTGGCGGCCGCCGGCTACGACGTGGAGAAGAACAACAGCCGCATCAAGCTGGGCCTCAAGAGCCTGGTGAGCAAGGGCACCCTGGTGCAGACCAAGGGCACCGGCGCCTCGGGCTCGTTCAAGCTCAACAAGAAGGCGGCGTCCGGGGAGGCCAAGCCCAAAGCCAAGAAGGCGGGCGCGGCCAAGCCCAAGAAGGCTGCCGGGGCGGCCAAGAAACCCAAGAAGGCGACGGGGGCCAGCACCCCCAAGAAGAGCGCCAAGAAGACCCCAAAGAAGGCGAAGAAGCCCGCGGCGGCTGCAGGAGCCAAAAAGGCAAAGAGCCCGAAAAAAGCGAAAGCAGCCAAGGCCAAGAAGGCGCCTAAGAGCCCAGCGAAGGCCAAAGCCGTGAAACCCAAGGCGGCCAAGCCAAAGACCGCCAAGCCCAAGGCAGCCAAGCCAAAGAAGGCAGCTAAGAAGAAATAA
- the LOC123385657 gene encoding histone H4 — protein sequence MSGRGKGGKGLGKGGAKRHRKVLRDNIQGITKPAIRRLARRGGVKRISGLIYEETRGVLKVFLENVIRDAVTYTEHAKRKTVTAMDVVYALKRQGRTLYGFGG from the coding sequence ATGTCTGGTCGCGGCAAGGGCGGGAAGGGCCTGGGCAAGGGGGGCGCCAAGCGCCACCGCAAGGTGCTGCGCGACAACATCCAGGGCATCACCAAGCCCGCCATCCGGCGGCTGGCCCGGCGCGGCGGCGTCAAGCGCATCTCCGGCCTCATCTACGAGGAGACCCGCGGGGTGCTCAAGGTGTTCCTGGAGAACGTGATCCGGGACGCCGTCACCTACACGGAGCACGCCAAGCGCAAGACGGTCACGGCCATGGACGTGGTGTACGCGCTCAAGCGCCAGGGCCGCACCCTCTACGGCTTCGGGGGCTAA